A genomic segment from Castor canadensis chromosome 1, mCasCan1.hap1v2, whole genome shotgun sequence encodes:
- the Vps37c gene encoding vacuolar protein sorting-associated protein 37C isoform X2 has protein sequence MLACWGKMETLKDKTLQELEAMQNDPEAISRLALESPEVQDLQLEREMALATNRSLAEQNLEFQGPLEISRSNLSDKYQELRKLVERCQEQKAKLEKFSSALQPGTLLDLLQIEGMKIEEESEAMAEKFLEGEVPLETFLEAFSSMRTLSHLRRVRVEKLQDVVRRPRASQELVGDAPPPRPPPPPPRPAPQATPPVAEEQPPQPAIVPPYSLPYSPSPSLPIGPTAQGALQPAPFPVVAQPSPYSGPPGPPYPSAQPGPRAAAGYSWSPQRSMPPRPGYSVPSTSTSGPGYPLVGGRAPSPGYPQQSPYLPTGGKPPYPMQPQLPGFPGQPQPSLPPQPPYPPGPTPPYGFSPPPGPAWPGY, from the exons GGGAAAGATGGAGACGCTGAAGGACAAGACCCTACAGGAGCTGGAGGCAATGCAGAATGATCCAGAGGCAATTTCCCGGCTGGCCTTGGAATCTCCTGAG GTCCAGGACCTGCAACTGGAACGGGAGATGGCTCTGGCCACCAACCGGAGCCTGGCTGAGCAGAACCTGGAGTTCCAGGGTCCCCTGGAGATAAGCCGCTCTAACCTCTCCGACAAGTACCAGGAGCTGCGGAAGCTTGTAGAGCGGTGCCAGGAGCAGAAAGCCAAGCTGG AGAAATTTTCCTCAGCATTGCAGCCGGGGACCTTGCTGGATCTTTTGCAGATTGAAGGCATGAAGATTGAGGAGGAGTCTGAG GCCATGGCTGAGAAGTTCCTGGAGGGTGAGGTGCCCTTGGAAACATTTCTGGAGGCCTTTTCGTCCATGAGGACGCTGTCTCACTTGCGCCGGGTCCGTGTGGAGAAGCTCCAGGATGTGGTGAGGAGGCCCCGAGCTTCCCAGGAGCTAGTGGGTGATGCCCCTCCACCTCGCCCACCACCCCCGCCCCCCCGCCCTGCCCCCCAGGCAACGCCCCCTGTGGCTGAAGAACAACCTCCACAGCCAGCCATTGTACCTCCCTACTCTTTGCCCTACAGCCCGTCACCTAGCCTGCCCATTGGCCCCACAGCCCAAGGAGCCCTGCAGCCAGCCCCTTTCCCTGTGGTGGCCCAGCCCTCCCCCTACAGTGGGCCTCCGGGTCCCCCTTACCCGTCAGCCCAGCCAGGACCCAGGGCTGCTGCGGGTTACTCATGGTCCCCACAGAGGAGCATGCCACCCCGTCCTGGGTATTCTGTGCCCTCAACTAGCACCTCTGGCCCCGGGTACCCCTTGGTGGGGGGCCGGGCCCCCAGTCCTGGTTATCCCCAGCAGTCTCCCTACCTCCCAACAGGAGGAAAACCTCCTTACCCAATGCAGCCCCAGCTTCCAGGCTTCCCAGGGCAGCCACAGCCCTCGTTGCCCCCTCAGCCCCCATATCCTCCTGGGCCCACTCCCCCCTATGGCTTCTCACCACCTCCTGGGCCTGCCTGGCCTGGGTATTAG
- the Vps37c gene encoding vacuolar protein sorting-associated protein 37C isoform X3, translating into METLKDKTLQELEAMQNDPEAISRLALESPEVQDLQLEREMALATNRSLAEQNLEFQGPLEISRSNLSDKYQELRKLVERCQEQKAKLEKFSSALQPGTLLDLLQIEGMKIEEESEAMAEKFLEGEVPLETFLEAFSSMRTLSHLRRVRVEKLQDVVRRPRASQELVGDAPPPRPPPPPPRPAPQATPPVAEEQPPQPAIVPPYSLPYSPSPSLPIGPTAQGALQPAPFPVVAQPSPYSGPPGPPYPSAQPGPRAAAGYSWSPQRSMPPRPGYSVPSTSTSGPGYPLVGGRAPSPGYPQQSPYLPTGGKPPYPMQPQLPGFPGQPQPSLPPQPPYPPGPTPPYGFSPPPGPAWPGY; encoded by the exons ATGGAGACGCTGAAGGACAAGACCCTACAGGAGCTGGAGGCAATGCAGAATGATCCAGAGGCAATTTCCCGGCTGGCCTTGGAATCTCCTGAG GTCCAGGACCTGCAACTGGAACGGGAGATGGCTCTGGCCACCAACCGGAGCCTGGCTGAGCAGAACCTGGAGTTCCAGGGTCCCCTGGAGATAAGCCGCTCTAACCTCTCCGACAAGTACCAGGAGCTGCGGAAGCTTGTAGAGCGGTGCCAGGAGCAGAAAGCCAAGCTGG AGAAATTTTCCTCAGCATTGCAGCCGGGGACCTTGCTGGATCTTTTGCAGATTGAAGGCATGAAGATTGAGGAGGAGTCTGAG GCCATGGCTGAGAAGTTCCTGGAGGGTGAGGTGCCCTTGGAAACATTTCTGGAGGCCTTTTCGTCCATGAGGACGCTGTCTCACTTGCGCCGGGTCCGTGTGGAGAAGCTCCAGGATGTGGTGAGGAGGCCCCGAGCTTCCCAGGAGCTAGTGGGTGATGCCCCTCCACCTCGCCCACCACCCCCGCCCCCCCGCCCTGCCCCCCAGGCAACGCCCCCTGTGGCTGAAGAACAACCTCCACAGCCAGCCATTGTACCTCCCTACTCTTTGCCCTACAGCCCGTCACCTAGCCTGCCCATTGGCCCCACAGCCCAAGGAGCCCTGCAGCCAGCCCCTTTCCCTGTGGTGGCCCAGCCCTCCCCCTACAGTGGGCCTCCGGGTCCCCCTTACCCGTCAGCCCAGCCAGGACCCAGGGCTGCTGCGGGTTACTCATGGTCCCCACAGAGGAGCATGCCACCCCGTCCTGGGTATTCTGTGCCCTCAACTAGCACCTCTGGCCCCGGGTACCCCTTGGTGGGGGGCCGGGCCCCCAGTCCTGGTTATCCCCAGCAGTCTCCCTACCTCCCAACAGGAGGAAAACCTCCTTACCCAATGCAGCCCCAGCTTCCAGGCTTCCCAGGGCAGCCACAGCCCTCGTTGCCCCCTCAGCCCCCATATCCTCCTGGGCCCACTCCCCCCTATGGCTTCTCACCACCTCCTGGGCCTGCCTGGCCTGGGTATTAG
- the Vps37c gene encoding vacuolar protein sorting-associated protein 37C isoform X1: MLSLEESEVPVLRVTWEVLELRRGKMETLKDKTLQELEAMQNDPEAISRLALESPEVQDLQLEREMALATNRSLAEQNLEFQGPLEISRSNLSDKYQELRKLVERCQEQKAKLEKFSSALQPGTLLDLLQIEGMKIEEESEAMAEKFLEGEVPLETFLEAFSSMRTLSHLRRVRVEKLQDVVRRPRASQELVGDAPPPRPPPPPPRPAPQATPPVAEEQPPQPAIVPPYSLPYSPSPSLPIGPTAQGALQPAPFPVVAQPSPYSGPPGPPYPSAQPGPRAAAGYSWSPQRSMPPRPGYSVPSTSTSGPGYPLVGGRAPSPGYPQQSPYLPTGGKPPYPMQPQLPGFPGQPQPSLPPQPPYPPGPTPPYGFSPPPGPAWPGY; this comes from the exons GGGAAAGATGGAGACGCTGAAGGACAAGACCCTACAGGAGCTGGAGGCAATGCAGAATGATCCAGAGGCAATTTCCCGGCTGGCCTTGGAATCTCCTGAG GTCCAGGACCTGCAACTGGAACGGGAGATGGCTCTGGCCACCAACCGGAGCCTGGCTGAGCAGAACCTGGAGTTCCAGGGTCCCCTGGAGATAAGCCGCTCTAACCTCTCCGACAAGTACCAGGAGCTGCGGAAGCTTGTAGAGCGGTGCCAGGAGCAGAAAGCCAAGCTGG AGAAATTTTCCTCAGCATTGCAGCCGGGGACCTTGCTGGATCTTTTGCAGATTGAAGGCATGAAGATTGAGGAGGAGTCTGAG GCCATGGCTGAGAAGTTCCTGGAGGGTGAGGTGCCCTTGGAAACATTTCTGGAGGCCTTTTCGTCCATGAGGACGCTGTCTCACTTGCGCCGGGTCCGTGTGGAGAAGCTCCAGGATGTGGTGAGGAGGCCCCGAGCTTCCCAGGAGCTAGTGGGTGATGCCCCTCCACCTCGCCCACCACCCCCGCCCCCCCGCCCTGCCCCCCAGGCAACGCCCCCTGTGGCTGAAGAACAACCTCCACAGCCAGCCATTGTACCTCCCTACTCTTTGCCCTACAGCCCGTCACCTAGCCTGCCCATTGGCCCCACAGCCCAAGGAGCCCTGCAGCCAGCCCCTTTCCCTGTGGTGGCCCAGCCCTCCCCCTACAGTGGGCCTCCGGGTCCCCCTTACCCGTCAGCCCAGCCAGGACCCAGGGCTGCTGCGGGTTACTCATGGTCCCCACAGAGGAGCATGCCACCCCGTCCTGGGTATTCTGTGCCCTCAACTAGCACCTCTGGCCCCGGGTACCCCTTGGTGGGGGGCCGGGCCCCCAGTCCTGGTTATCCCCAGCAGTCTCCCTACCTCCCAACAGGAGGAAAACCTCCTTACCCAATGCAGCCCCAGCTTCCAGGCTTCCCAGGGCAGCCACAGCCCTCGTTGCCCCCTCAGCCCCCATATCCTCCTGGGCCCACTCCCCCCTATGGCTTCTCACCACCTCCTGGGCCTGCCTGGCCTGGGTATTAG
- the Vps37c gene encoding vacuolar protein sorting-associated protein 37C isoform X4 encodes MALATNRSLAEQNLEFQGPLEISRSNLSDKYQELRKLVERCQEQKAKLEKFSSALQPGTLLDLLQIEGMKIEEESEAMAEKFLEGEVPLETFLEAFSSMRTLSHLRRVRVEKLQDVVRRPRASQELVGDAPPPRPPPPPPRPAPQATPPVAEEQPPQPAIVPPYSLPYSPSPSLPIGPTAQGALQPAPFPVVAQPSPYSGPPGPPYPSAQPGPRAAAGYSWSPQRSMPPRPGYSVPSTSTSGPGYPLVGGRAPSPGYPQQSPYLPTGGKPPYPMQPQLPGFPGQPQPSLPPQPPYPPGPTPPYGFSPPPGPAWPGY; translated from the exons ATGGCTCTGGCCACCAACCGGAGCCTGGCTGAGCAGAACCTGGAGTTCCAGGGTCCCCTGGAGATAAGCCGCTCTAACCTCTCCGACAAGTACCAGGAGCTGCGGAAGCTTGTAGAGCGGTGCCAGGAGCAGAAAGCCAAGCTGG AGAAATTTTCCTCAGCATTGCAGCCGGGGACCTTGCTGGATCTTTTGCAGATTGAAGGCATGAAGATTGAGGAGGAGTCTGAG GCCATGGCTGAGAAGTTCCTGGAGGGTGAGGTGCCCTTGGAAACATTTCTGGAGGCCTTTTCGTCCATGAGGACGCTGTCTCACTTGCGCCGGGTCCGTGTGGAGAAGCTCCAGGATGTGGTGAGGAGGCCCCGAGCTTCCCAGGAGCTAGTGGGTGATGCCCCTCCACCTCGCCCACCACCCCCGCCCCCCCGCCCTGCCCCCCAGGCAACGCCCCCTGTGGCTGAAGAACAACCTCCACAGCCAGCCATTGTACCTCCCTACTCTTTGCCCTACAGCCCGTCACCTAGCCTGCCCATTGGCCCCACAGCCCAAGGAGCCCTGCAGCCAGCCCCTTTCCCTGTGGTGGCCCAGCCCTCCCCCTACAGTGGGCCTCCGGGTCCCCCTTACCCGTCAGCCCAGCCAGGACCCAGGGCTGCTGCGGGTTACTCATGGTCCCCACAGAGGAGCATGCCACCCCGTCCTGGGTATTCTGTGCCCTCAACTAGCACCTCTGGCCCCGGGTACCCCTTGGTGGGGGGCCGGGCCCCCAGTCCTGGTTATCCCCAGCAGTCTCCCTACCTCCCAACAGGAGGAAAACCTCCTTACCCAATGCAGCCCCAGCTTCCAGGCTTCCCAGGGCAGCCACAGCCCTCGTTGCCCCCTCAGCCCCCATATCCTCCTGGGCCCACTCCCCCCTATGGCTTCTCACCACCTCCTGGGCCTGCCTGGCCTGGGTATTAG